One window from the genome of Osmerus mordax isolate fOsmMor3 chromosome 19, fOsmMor3.pri, whole genome shotgun sequence encodes:
- the f9b gene encoding coagulation factor IXb — MTNVCLLVFTAGVLLGSGMGAGESGSVFLSQRAALEVLSRQKRFNTGFMEEGRAGNLERECIEERCDLEEAREVFEDTEKTREFWGAYTDGDQCESSPCQNGARCTDAMSAYICWCQPGYNGKNCEIEIARQCDRNNGGCSHFCVVDALKQAVCECAAGWKLAQNKRSCEPLGEYPCGRLGKTVTSALSSRSIITATDRDQERSADFNMTETPESSSVNLTSEDAGPEENNTTALPAVAPGVGDLSDWDFYPTLPTILEKTSSDQRIVGGNDVIPGEVPWQVSLMNRVTRQSFCGGALLSEVWVITAAHCLTEGQVGMFFVRAGEHNLFVEEGTESDHTVSEHHVHPRYEAKRSKYNHDIALLRLHTPVVPSDQRLAVCLGPRDFTEALLRDAPGSLVSGWGALRFQGPQPSVLQKVEVPHVDRTRCKTSSTERVSRFMFCAGYDKEQKDSCQGDSGGPHATRFGHTWFLTGIVSWGEECAKHGKYGIYTRVSRYFPWITNVTGIGTDNSEDDSEA; from the exons atgacgAACGTGTGTTTATTGGTCTTCACAGCTGGTGTGCTGCTGGGCAGTGGGATGGGAGCAGGAGAGTCAG ggtCTGTGTTTCTATCTCAGCGGGCTGCGTTGGAAGTGCTGAGCAGACAGAAACGCTTCAACACCGGGTTCATGGAGGAGGGTCGAGCGGGcaacctggagagagagtgcataGAGGAGCGCTGCGACCTGGAGGAGGCCCGCGAGGTCTTCGAGGACACCGAGAAAACC AGGGAATTCTGGGGCGCTTATACTG aTGGGGACCAGTGTGAGTCTTCACCCTGTCAGAACGGGGCTCGATGTACAGATGCCATGAGCGCCTACATCTGCTGGTGTCAGCCCGGATACAACGGCAAGAACTGTGAGATAG AAATTGCCAGGCAGTGTGACAGGAACAATGGCGGCTGCTCTCACTTCTGCGTCGTGGATGCTCTCAAGCAGGCCGTGTGTGAGTGCGCAGCAGGATGGAAGCTGGCTCAGAACAAGAGGAGCTGTGAACCTCTAG gtgaaTACCCATGTGGTCGTCTTGGCAAGACTGTGACGTCCGCGCTGTCCTCCAGGTCCATCATAACCGCAACAGACAGGGACCAGGAGAGAAGCGCAGACTTCAACATGACGGAAACACCAGAGTCTTCCTCTGTTAATCTGACCTCTGAAGATGCAGGGCCAGAGGAAAACAACACCACAGCGCTCCCTGCTGTCGCGCCAGGGGTGGGGGACCTCTCGGACTGGGACTTCTaccccaccctgcccaccaTCCTGGAGAAAACGTCCTCCGACCAGCGCATCGTGGGGGGGAACGACGTCATACCAGGGGAGGTGCCCTGGCag GTGTCTCTAATGAACCGGGTTACACGTCAGAGCTTCTGTGGTGGTGCTCTGCTCAGCGAGGTCTGGGTGATCACTGCTGCCCACTGTCTGACGGAAGGACAAGTAGGAATGTTCTTTGTCAGAGCCG GGGAGCACAACCTGTTTGTGGAGGAGGGGACGGAGAGTGACCACACCGTGTCGGAGCACCACGTCCACCCTCGCTACGAGGCCAAGCGGAGCAAGTACAACCACGACATCGCCCTGCTGCGCCTGCACACGCCCGTGGTCCCGTCCGACCAGCGCCTGGCCGTCTGCCTGGGCCCGCGCGACTTCACGGAGGCCCTGCTGCGGGACGCCCCCGGCTCGCTGGTCAGCGGCTGGGGCGCCCTGCGCTTCCAGGGGCCCCAGCCGTCCGTCCTGCAGAAGGTGGAGGTGCCGCACGTGGACAGGACGCGCTGTAAGACCAGCAGCACCGAGCGCGTCTCGCGCTTCATGTTCTGCGCCGGCTACGACAAGGAGCAGAAGGACTCGTGCCAGGGGGACAGCGGTGGGCCCCACGCCACGCGTTTCGGCCACACCTGGTTCCTGACGGGCATCGTGAGCTGGGGCGAGGAGTGCGCCAAGCACGGGAAGTACGGCATCTACACGCGCGTGTCCCGCTACTTCCCTTGGATCACCAACGTCACCGGGATCGGAACCGACAACTCTGAGGATGACTCAGAGGCCTAG